Proteins encoded together in one Entelurus aequoreus isolate RoL-2023_Sb linkage group LG20, RoL_Eaeq_v1.1, whole genome shotgun sequence window:
- the LOC133636351 gene encoding uncharacterized protein LOC133636351 yields the protein MTCICGKLCKNQRGLRIHQARMKCLERESEVQRTGPGPGETQEEPGQETPHRSQSLHVPKSLNPSRVVPQQRIKWPQANRQSEWLQFDEDVSNIIQATAKGDVDSRLQAMSTIIVSYGSQRFGRMEKGNTEATPYTMNRRATKIHQLRQELRTLRKQFKRAAEEDKQPLEELRNILQKKLTTLRRAEWPRRRGRERARKRAVFIANPFRFVNTSAVASSSAQERK from the coding sequence ATGACATGTATCTGCGGCAAGCTGTGCAAAAATCAACGTGGCTTAAGAATCCATCAGGCCAGAATGAAATGTTTGGAGCGGGAGAGCGAGGTTCAACGCACAGGTCCTGGacctggtgagacgcaggaggAGCCCGGACAGGAGACACCCCACAGATCCCAGTCCCTCCACGTACCAAAGTCTCTCAATCCCAGCAGAGTAGTTCCACAGCAGCGGATTAAATGGCCCCAAGCAAACAGACAGAGCGAGTGGCTGCAGTTTGATGAGGACGTGTCCAACATCATCCAAGCCACAGCCAAAGGAGATGTCGACAGCAGGCTCCAGGCAATGAGTACCATCATCGTCAGCTATGGCTCACAAAGATTCGGACGGATGGAGAAGGGCAACACTGAGGCCACCCCCTACACCATGAACCGCAGGGCCACTAAGATACACCAACTGCGGCAGGAGCTTCGAACCCTCAGGAAACAGTTCAAGAGAGCTGCCGAGGAGGACAAACAACCTTTAGAAGAGCTGCGCAACATTCTGCAGAAGAAGCTGACAACTCTCCGCAGAGCAGAGTGGCCCAGGAGGCGTGGAAGAGAGAGAGCTAGGAAGCGAGCAGTCTTCATTGCCAACCCCTTTCGGTTTGTGAACACAAGCGCAGTGGCCAGCTCGAGTGCCCAAGAGAGGAAGTGA